Proteins from a genomic interval of Drosophila melanogaster chromosome 2R:
- the MetRS gene encoding Methionyl-tRNA synthetase: protein MIIYTNDGNPLGLQLLMLAKFAKQPVQVQLVNLNDAKYKDLLVLPTLELDNGLRLFSPAAIAKYLFVGKGQQRDEWLEWSATLLAPALAHHMAVGHKADANALPVLNALVKKLDDKLKATPYLAGDKPSAADIAIWSLLAPDGTLKGAQNVDNLRDWYGRVKALPEVQEVLAEQPLKDLSFNALQQSNRYGGLHHVPLKRLSLADASKLLVDTTPTVADTVTNEEISAAKAAFTYTAPKEIKEERTVLPKPGERNVLITSALPYVNNVPHLGNIIGCVLSADIYARYSRSAGYNTLLICGTDEYGTATENKALAENLTPREICDKYFELHNAIYRWFGIGFDYFGRTTTQEQTDIVQEAFKDVLKAGYIITESVEQLLCQKCDRFLADRFVEGTCPHPGCGYEDARGDQCDKCGKLVNATELIRPRCKVCNSAPVLRSSDQLFIDLPKAEPQLKEWVDKSEGGWTHNAKVITRAWLKEGLKPRCITRDLKWGIPVPHEGFEKKVFYVWFDAPFGYVSMTKRYTKEYQQWWQPAKGTDVELFQFMAKDNVPFHSVVWPSVLLAINKGHTLVSHIMATEYLNYEDGKFSKSRGIGVFGNDAQETGIPADVWRFYLASARPEGQDSSFSWNDLAARNNSELLNNLGNFVNRALVFCEKNFSSTVPGVITTQDELVLLALINRELRGYINSMEKAKLRDGVRHLLAISRHGNGYMQSQQPWVLLKGTDDQKTRASTIIGLCVNIACLLANLLFPYMPTTARTLFGQLNAKQTPLNAEKPLVTLLLPAGHQIGKPAPLFAKLEQSFIDELKGKYGGAQATNDAAHSQISAADLEKAVQAQADKVRELKASTKDKAIWQPEVTKLLDLKKQLEEAKKKTATAAAPAATPAPSNGSQSVQDLEKAIQEQGDKVRKLKGSTKDKTVWQPEVNILLDLKKQLEAVQKAAKAAPAANAAPAASPAATADAAKVKALEDKIAQQAEKVRTLKATGDAAVWKPEVDILLSLKNELAALTGTPVAGGQGKGKKKK, encoded by the exons ATGATAATCTACACGAATGATGGCAACCCGCTGGGACTGCAGCTGCTAATGCTCGCCAAATTTGCCAAGCAGCCGGTGCAGGTGCAGTTGGTTAACCTAAATG ACGCTAAGTACAAGGACTTGCTGGTGCTGCCCACTTTGGAGCTGGACAACGGATTGCGTTTGTTCTCGCCGGCGGCCATTGCCAAGTACCTTTTCGTGGGCAAGGGGCAGCAGCGCGATGAG TGGCTGGAATGGTCTGCCACGTTGCTGGCCCCGGCTTTGGCCCACCACATGGCTGTGGGCCACAAGGCAGATGCAAACGCGCTGCCCGTGCTGAATGCTCTGGTCAAGAAGCTGGATGACAAACTGAAAGCTACCCCCTACCTGGCTGGCGACAAACCCAGTGCCGCCGACATCGCCATTTGGTCGCTCCTTGCTCCCGATGGCACTCTCAAGGGAGCACAGAACGTGGACAACTTGAGGGATTGGTATGGCAGGGTGAAAGCGCTTCCCGAAGTTCAGGAAGTTCTTGCCGAACAGCCACTAAAGGATCTAAGCTTTAATGCTCTGCAGCAGTCAAATCGCTATGGAGGTTTGCATCATGTACCATTAAAACGTCTCAGCCTGGCGGATGCAAGCAAACTTCTTGTGGATACCACGCCAACGGTGGCGGATACTGTTACGAATGAGGAAATAAGCGCGGCGAAGGCTGCCTTTACCTACACAGCTCCAAAGGAAATCAAGGAGGAGCGAACTGTTCTTCCCAAGCCCGGTGAGCGTAACGTGCTCATCACCTCGGCGCTTCCCTATGTCAACAATGTGCCACATTTGGGCAACATCATTGGTTGTGTTCTCTCTGCGGATATCTATGCTCGTTACTCGCGTTCTGCTGGCTACAACACACTCTTGATTTGCGGCACGGATGAGTACGGTACGGCCACCGAGAACAAGGCACTGGCAGAGAACCTTACTCCCCGTGAGATCTGCGACAAGTACTTCGAACTGCACAACGCCATTTACCGCTGGTTCGGCATTGGCTTTGATTACTTTGGACGCACCACAACCCAAGAGCAAACAGA CATTGTCCAGGAGGCATTTAAGGATGTCCTCAAAGCTGGCTATATCATCACAGAGAGCGTGGAGCAGTTGCTTTGCCAAAAGTGTGATCGTTTTCTGGCTGATCG TTTTGTCGAGGGTACTTGCCCGCATCCTGGTTGCGGCTATGAAGATGCCCGCGGTGATCAGTGCGACAAGTGCGGAAAGTTGGTCAACGCCACTGAGCTGATCCGTCCCAGATGTAAGGTGTGCAACAGTGCCCCAGTCCTGCGTTCCTCCGATCAGTTGTTCATCGATTTGCCAAAGGCGGAACCACAACTCAAGGAGTGGGTTGATAAGTCAGAGGGAGGATGGACGCATAACGCCAAAGTGATCACAAGGGCGTGGTTAAAGGAAGGCCTCAAGCCACGTTGCATTACACGCGACCTTAAGTGGGGCATTCCCGTTCCACACGAAGGCTTTGAGAAGAAGGTTTTCTATGTGTGGTTTGATGCTCCATTTGGATACGTGTCCATGACCAAGCGCTACACGAAGGAGTACCAGCAGTGGTGGCAGCCGGCCAAGGGAACAGACGTCGAGCTCTTCCAGTTCATGGCAAAGGACAACGTGCCCTTCCACTCGGTGGTGTGGCCCAGTGTCCTACTGGCCATCAACAAGGGACATACACTGGTATCGCACATCATGGCAACCGAGTATTTGAACTACGAGGACGGCAAGTTCAGCAAGAGTCGTGGTATTGGCGTATTCGGCAACGATGCCCAGGAAACTGGCATTCCAGCTGATGTTTGGCGATTCTATTTGGCATCTGCGCGACCAGAAGGTCAGGATTCTAGCTTCAGCTGGAATGATCTGGCTGCCCGAAATAACTCCGAGCTTCTGAATAACTTGGGAAACTTTGTGAACCGCGCCCTGGTCTTCTGCGAAAAGAATTTCAGCAGCACTGTTCCCGGAGTGATCACCACTCAGGATGAACTCGTTCTGCTTGCGTTGATAAACCGAGAGCTGCGTGGTTACATCAACTCCATGGAGAAGGCTAAACTTCGGGATGGCGTTCGTCATCTGCTGGCCATTTCCCGACATGGTAATGGATACATGCAAAGCCAACAGCCGTGGGTGTTACTCAAGGGGACGGATGATCAAAAGACGCGAGCGTCCACGATAATTGGTCTCTGTGTCAACATCGCCTGTCTCTTGGCGAATCTCCTCTTCCCCTACATGCCAACCACGGCCAGGACTCTATTTGGCCAGCTCAACGCAAAACAGACGCCGCTCAATGCTGA GAAACCACTTGTTACTTTGCTACTGCCCGCCGGTCACCAAATCGGCAAACCAGCTCCGCTCTTTGCCAAACTGGAGCAGTCCTTCATCGACGAACTTAAGGGCAAGTATGGCGGAGCTCAGGCCACGAATGATGCTGCCCACAGTCAAATTAGCGCTGCTGATTTAGAGAAAGCCGTGCAAGCTCAGGCAGATAAGGTACGTGAGCTGAAGGCAAGCACCAAGGATAAGGCCATTTGGCAACCGGAGGTGACCAAACTGCTGGATCTTAAGAAACAGCTGGAAGAGGCTAAGAAGAAGACTGCAACTGCCGCCGCGCCTGCCGCGACTCCAGCACCATCGAATGGATCACAATCAGTTCAGGATCTGGAGAAGGCTATCCAAGAGCAGGGCGACAAAGTGCGCAAGCTTAAAGGCAGCACAAAAGACAAAACAGTGTGGCAGCCGGAGGTAAATATCTTGCTGGACCTCAAAAAGCAACTGGAGGCGGTTCAAAAGGCGGCAAAGGCAGCTCCCGCAGCAAACGCAGCACCTGCTGCTTCACCCGCCGCCACGGCTGATGCTGCCAAGGTGAAGGCTTTGGAAGACAAGATTGCCCAGCAGGCCGAAAAGGTCAGGACTCTGAAGGCCACTGGAGATGCCGCCGTGTGGAAACCCGAAGTTGATATTCTGTTGTCCCTCAAAAACGAGCTGGCGGCGCTGACTGGAACACCGGTCGCTGGTGGACAGGGCAAGGGCAAAAAGAAGAAGTAG
- the CG15084 gene encoding uncharacterized protein produces the protein MGERKGQNKYYPPDYDPKKGGLNKFQGTHALRERARKIHLGIIIIRFEMPYNIWCDGCKNHIGMGVRYNAEKTKVGMYYTTPVFKFRMKCHLCDNHFEIQTDPGNLDYVILSGARRQENRWDPLQNEQVVPETKEVQKRLFDDAMYKLEHQAKDAKAGADARPVLQKLVERNMSVWDDSYMANSRLRAEFRQQKKEINGQQELDRQLLAKSSLDIALLPETTQDREMAALMKLQTKSALERESEQRLELLMRPALPGATVTTFGGLKRQKVLNTQLQVQDLGIRRKKLEETTSSATNEKPISLVGDYSSSDNDSNG, from the coding sequence ATGGGTGAACGCAAGGGACAGAACAAGTACTATCCGCCCGACTATGATCCGAAGAAGGGCGGTCTCAACAAGTTCCAGGGAACCCACGCCCTGCGGGAACGGGCCCGCAAGATTCACCTgggaatcatcatcatccgctTTGAGATGCCCTACAATATCTGGTGTGATGGATGCAAGAACCACATCGGCATGGGCGTGCGCTACAATGCGGAGAAGACCAAGGTGGGCATGTACTACACTACGCCGGTTTTTAAGTTCCGGATGAAGTGCCACTTGTGCGACAACCACTTTGAGATCCAGACGGATCCCGGCAATTTGGACTATGTTATACTTTCGGGGGCTAGACGGCAGGAGAACCGCTGGGATCCCTTGCAGAACGAACAAGTTGTACCGGAAACCAAGGAGGTACAAAAGCGTCTCTTCGACGATGCCATGTACAAGTTGGAGCATCAAGCCAAGGATGCTAAGGCAGGGGCAGATGCCAGGCCCGTGCTCCAGAAACTAGTGGAGCGCAACATGAGCGTCTGGGATGACAGCTATATGGCCAATAGTCGCCTACGCGCCGAGTTTCGCCAGCAGAAGAAAGAGATCAATGGTCAGCAGGAGCTGGATCGACAGTTGTTGGCCAAGAGCAGCTTGGACATTGCTCTCCTTCCGGAGACCACACAAGATCGCGAAATGGCAGCCCTGATGAAGTTGCAGACGAAGTCAGCTCTGGAACGGGAATCCGAGCAGCGGTTGGAGCTGCTTATGCGTCCAGCGCTTCCCGGAGCAACAGTCACCACATTTGGTGGACTCAAGCGACAAAAGGTTCTGAATACCCAGCTCCAAGTACAGGATCTTGGCATACGGCGTAAAAAGTTGGAAGAAACTACATCTTCAGCCACGAACGAAAAACCCATAAGCTTAGTGGGGGATTACTCCTCCTCAGACAATGATTCCAACGGCTGA
- the CG18190 gene encoding uncharacterized protein, whose amino-acid sequence MTDLKLTVALTSVNAENMSRHDMLQWVNNMVHGHFKKIEELCSGAAYCQMMEMIFPNCINLKRVKMTAKLEHEYLHNLRLFQEAFNRLKLDKTVPIDRLIKGRFQDNFEFLQWFKKFFDSQAPGLENIKSLANAPLAKPIKPRQFAKERSPVNANDDALKELIDEMKNLSLKREDIMEASNQIYNKLRLVEDLVNDMINNNQLVELCKRIQAVLYKTIDGEINEEPVEVNEDNGDEGAEHADPNDGLY is encoded by the exons ATGACTGATTTAAAGTTAACTGTGGCACTAACCAGCGTTAATGCGGAGAATATGTCGCGGCACGACATGCTTCAGTGGGTGAACAACATGGTCCACGGCCACTTCAAGAAGATCGAAGAGCTGTGCTCAG GTGCTGCCTACTGCCAGATGATGGAGATGATCTTTCCCAACTGCATTAACCTGAAGCGCGTCAAGATGACCGCCAAACTAGAGCACGAGTATCTACACAATCTTAGGCTCTTCCAGGAAGCCTTCAATCGCTTGAAGCTGGACAAAACGGTACCAATCGATCGACTGATCAAGGGTCGCTTCCAGGACAACTTTGAGTTCCTGCAGTGGTTCAAGAAGTTCTTCGACTCGCAGGCTCCGGGCTTGGAGAACATTAAGTCGCTGGCCAATGCGCCGTTGGCAAAGCCCATAAAGCCGCGCCAATTCGCCAAGGAGCGATCACCAGTCAACGCCAATGATGATGCGCTCAAAGAGCTGATTGATGAAATGAAGAACCTAAGCCTGAAGCGGGAGGACATCATGGAGGCCAGCAATCAGATCTACAACAAACTGCGCCTGGTCGAGGATTTGGTCAACGACATGATCAACAACAACCAGCTAGTTGAGTTGTGCAAACGCATTCAAGCGGTGCTCTACAAAACGATAGATGGTGAAATCAACGAGGAACCCGTCGAGGTTAATGAGGATAATGGTGATGAAGGCGCCGAACACGCGGATCCCAATGACGGATTATATTAG
- the Jheh1 gene encoding juvenile hormone epoxide hydrolase 1 yields MGVTVKILVLILAIAGGLVYRNVTQLWADLPAPKLDPQEWWGDEAQPKDYEAYLKNNSEVIGNRLSYPDKTIADLKERLNRTLRLTPPLEGVAFEYGFNTNYLKEVVEYWRDDYLPRWREREVFLWQFNHFTTDIQGLRTHFLHLMVYDDNKVGKKHYPVLLLHGWPGSVREFYDFIHLLHQTNLDNNNKYIFNVVVPSLPGYGWSQGTSRKGLGPAQVAVMMRNLMLRLGYNKFFIQGGDWGSIIGSNIATLYPENVLGYHSNMCNNLSPKSLAKGLVAEFWPSLFVPSGFEDFFFPKSNEMRYLMEESGYFHIQATKPDTIGAALTDNPVGLAAYILEKFSTWTNPSYRSLPDGGLTKRYKMDALLDNLMIYYLTNSITTSQRLYAEQYAQAQRDLHLDRVPTRVPTGCARFKSDIMQFLDVQLKDKYTNLVHSTYHKKGGHFAALEVPKVLYKDFIDFVETVERKFKIKTL; encoded by the exons ATGGGTGTCACTGTTAAAATTCTGGTCTTGATACTGGCCATTGCCGGTGGGCTGGTCTATAGGAATGTGACCCAACTATGGGCGGACTTGCCCGCACCAAAGTTGGATCCCCAGGAGTGGTGGGGCGATGAGGCGCAGCCCAAGGATTACGAGGCCTATTTGAAGAACAATTCGGAGGTGATAGGCAATAGGCTTAGTTATCCGGATAAG ACCATTGCTGATTTGAAAGAGCGTCTCAATCGCACCCTGCGCCTTACGCCTCCGCTCGAGGGCGTGGCTTTTGAGTACGGATTCAATACGAATTACCTTAAGGAGGTCGTGGAGTACTGGCGCGATGACTACCTGCCGCGTTGGCGCGAACGCGAGGTGTTCCTTTGGCAGTTCAATCACTTCACCACCGATATTCAGGG GCTACGCACACACTTCCTCCACCTGATGGTTTATGATGACAACAAAGTGGGTAAGAAACACTATCCGGTGTTGCTGCTCCACGGATGGCCGGGATCGGTGCGGGAGTTTTACGATTTCATACATTTGCTGCATCAGACCAATCTGGACAATAATAACAAGTACATCTTTAACGTCGTGGTTCCGAGTTTACCAGGTTATGGCTGGTCACAG GGCACCTCCAGAAAAGGACTGGGTCCCGCTCAAGTGGCGGTGATGATGAGGAATCTTATGCTGCGTTTGGGATACAACAAATTCTTTATCCAGGGTGGAGACTGGGGCAGCATTATTGGCAGCAACATTGCCACCTTGTATCCGGAAAACGTGCTGGGCTACCACTCGAACATGTGCAACAATTTGAGTCCGAAGTCGCTGGCTAAGGGTTTAGTGGCCGAATTTTGGCCCAGTTTGTTTGTGCCCTCTGGCTTTGAAGATTTCTTCTTTCCCAAGTCTAACGAGATGAGATACCTAATGGAGGAGAGTGGCTACTTCCACATCCAGGCCACCAAACCGGACACCATCGGAGCCGCCCTCACCGATAACCCAGTGGGTCTGGCCGCCTACATTCTGGAGAAGTTCTCCACGTGGACAAATCCCAGCTACCGATCTCTGCCAGATGGAGGACTCACTAAGCGCTACAAAATGGATGCCCTGCTGGACAACCTGATGATCTACTACCTGACCAATTCGATTACCACCTCCCAGCGTCTCTATGCCGAGCAGTATGCCCAGGCACAGCGGGACCTGCACCTGGATCGGGTTCCCACCCGAGTGCCAACTGGATGTGCCCGTTTCAAGAGCGACATTATGCAGTTCCTGGATGTCCAGTTGAAGGATAAGTACACGAACCTAGTGCACAGCACTTACCACAAAAAGGGCGGGCACTTTGCCGCTCTAGAGGTTCCAAAGGTTCTATACAAGGATTTTATAGACTTTGTCGAAACGGTGGAACGTAAGTTTAAAATTAAGACTCTGTAG
- the Jheh2 gene encoding juvenile hormone epoxide hydrolase 2, isoform D, with amino-acid sequence MANIWPRILVGALTILVAVGYKNYRDLSAPGKRPDLDNNAYWGPTLKEPYRENKAILPFDISVKPEVIEDLIGQLSRPLKAQAPLEGVGFQYGFNANELAKVVKYWRDTYLPKWSEREEYLKKLDHYQTEIQGLKIHFIHAKPSQVKGQKPKKVLPLLLMHGWPGTVREFYDFIPLLTTPSDKSDYVFEVIAPSLPGYGWSQGSSKTGFGVAQVAVVMRNLMLRVGFDKFLVQGGDWGSIIGSNVASLFPENVLGYHSNMCGNNSPMGQLKMVLASFFPSWFVDSEYADFYKGLGHLFSTIMEEMGYAHIQASKPDTIGNALIDNPTGLASYILEKFSTWTNTAFRSLPDGGLTKRFTYDQLLDNVMIYYVTNSITTSMRLYSESMVASQFALAVDSVPIKAKAGCTRFAHEITHFSDSVLANKFPNLVHSTHHRDGGHFPAFELPQQLYDDFVSFVQKANFS; translated from the exons ATGGCGAACATCTGGCCACGAATCTTGGTCGGAGCTCTGACCATCCTGGTGGCCGTTGGCTATAAGAACTATCGCGATCTCTCGGCGCCCGGCAAGAGACCCGATCTGGACAACAACGCCTACTGGGGTCCAACATTGAAGGAACCTTATCGGGAGAACAAGGCCATCCTACCCTTCGACATCAGCGTAAAGCCAgag GTTATTGAGGATCTAATCGGTCAGCTGAGTCGTCCTTTGAAAGCGCAGGCGCCACTGGAGGGTGTGGGTTTCCAATACGGATTCAATGCCAACGAACTGGCCAAGGTGGTGAAATACTGGCGCGATACATATCTGCCCAAATGGAGCGAACGGGAGGAGTACCTCAAGAAGCTGGATCACTACCAAACGGAAATTCAGGG tttaaaaattcattttattcatGCCAAGCCAAGCCAGGTGAAAGGCCAAAAGCCCAAGAAGGTGCTGCCTCTGCTTCTGATGCACGGATGGCCGGGAACCGTTCGCGAATTCTACGACTTCATCCCTCTCCTGACCACGCCCAGTGACAAGAGCGACTACGTCTTCGAGGTTATTGCACCCAGTCTGCCCGGCTACGGATGGTCTCAG GGCTCTTCAAAAACTGGATTCGGTGTGGCGCAAGTGGCGGTGGTGATGCGCAACCTGATGCTCCGAGTGGGATTCGATAAGTTTCTGGTGCAGGGTGGCGATTGGGGTTCCATAATTGGATCCAATGTAGCCTCACTTTTTCCGGAAAACGTGCTGGGCTATCATTCTAATATGTGCGGAAATAACAGCCCTATGGGTCAGTTGAAGATGGTGCTGGCCTCCTTTTTCCCCAGCTGGTTTGTGGACAGCGAGTATGCGGACTTCTACAAGGGACTCGGTCACTTGTTTAGCACCATAATGGAGGAGATGGGCTATGCCCACATTCAGGCCTCCAAGCCAGACACCATCGGCAATGCTTTGATCGACAATCCAACTGGTCTGGCTAGCTATATTCTGGAGAAGTTCTCCACATGGACGAATACGGCATTTAGATCGCTTCCTGACGGTGGTCTGACCAAGAGATTTACCTACGATCAGCTTCTGGACAATGTGATGATCTATTATGTGACCAACTCCATTACCACCTCCATGCGTCTGTATTCCGAATCAATGGTTGCCTCGCAGTTTGCACTGGCCGTGGACTCCGTGCCCATCAAGGCCAAGGCTGGCTGCACCCGTTTCGCCCATGAGATCACACATTTCTCCGACTCGGTTTTGGCCAACAAGTTCCCCAATCTGGTGCACAGTACCCACCACCGGGATGGAGGTCACTTTCCCGCTTTTGAGCTGCCCCAGCAGCTGTACGACGACTTTGTGTCTTTTGTCCAGAAAGCCAATTtctcataa
- the Jheh3 gene encoding juvenile hormone epoxide hydrolase 3, with protein MKCLIVFGLIVALFGAFVGYGYVVFTELTKPLPKPEFKDDTYWGPGDAKDFVPDEKIYEFKLQVPQSEIDDLRKELNRTLRLTEPLDGIAFEYGFNTYALEQFVDYWRDNYLTKWDERQELFNSFKQYKTEIQGLNIHYIHEKVSEEAKEKKHVYPLLLLHGWPGSVREFFDFIPMLTKHSNITDYAFEVVAPSLVGYGWSDAATRPGFNAAEMATVMRNLMLRLGHKKFFIQGGDWGSIIGSNLATLYPENVIGYHSNMCVLHTPLAILKGIYGSFFPEKYLPSRFFVDHHFPVWEKWLELLEESGYFHIQATKPDTIGAALTSSPVGLASYILEKFQTCTNPGLKQDFGAIVTVFGLEAVLDNLMVYYLTNSATTAARFYLENVSKTYRDLQLDRVQSPVPMGCARFRFDLASVTDWQLRDKFPNLTHSMYFQQGSHFAALEMPAMLFNDFTAFVGKIGLHGEKRK; from the exons ATGAAGTGCCTGATAGTGTTTGGTCTGATTGTGGCCCTGTTTGGTGCCTTCGTGGGCTATGGCTACGTGGTATTCACGGAACTGACCAAGCCCCTGCCCAAGCCGGAGTTCAAGGATGATACGTACTGGGGTCCCGGCGATGCCAAGGACTTTGTGCCCGACGAAAAGATCTACGAGTTTAAGCTGCAGGTGCCGCAATCGGAGATCGATGATCTGCGAAAGGAACTCAACCGCACGCTGAGACTAACCGAACCGCTGGACGGAATCGCCTTTGAATACGGATTCAACACCTATGCACTGGAGCAGTTTGTGGACTACTGGCGGGACAATTACCTGACCAAGTGGGATGAGCGCCAGGAGCTGTTCAACTCGTTCAAGCAGTACAAGACCGAAATTCAGGG CTTGAATATTCACTATATCCACGAAAAGGTATCCGAGGAGGCTAAGGAAAAGAAACACGTATATcctctgctcctgctccacgGCTGGCCAGGATCGGTGCGCGAGTTCTTCGACTTTATACCCATGCTAACCAAGCACTCAAACATCACGGATTACGCTTTTGAGGTCGTGGCACCATCCCTGGTGGGCTACGGATGGTCCGAT GCTGCCACGCGTCCCGGATTTAATGCCGCTGAAATGGCCACTGTGATGCGTAACCTGATGCTGCGTCTGGGCCACAAGAAGTTCTTCATCCAAGGCGGAGATTGGGGCAGCATCATTGGCAGCAACTTGGCCACCTTGTATCCAGAGAACGTAATCGGTTACCACTCGAACATGTGCGTTCTGCACACGCCACTGGCCATTCTGAAGGGAATCTACGGCAGCTTCTTCCCGGAGAAGTACTTGCCGTCCAGATTCTTTGTGGATCATCACTTCCCCGTGTGGGAAAAATGGCTGGAGCTGCTGGAGGAAAGCGGTTACTTTCACATCCAGGCCACCAAGCCGGATACGATTGGAGCGGCTCTGACCTCCAGTCCCGTCGGCTTGGCCTCCTATATCCTCGAGAAATTCCAGACCTGCACAAATCCCGGCCTGAAGCAGGACTTTGGCGCCATAGTCACTGTCTTCGGCCTGGAGGCTGTGCTGGACAACCTGATGGTCTACTATCTGACGAACTCGGCCACGACAGCGGCTCGTTTCTACCTGGAGAACGTGTCCAAGACGTACAGGGATCTCCAGCTGGATCGTGTGCAGTCCCCGGTTCCCATGGGCTGTGCCCGCTTCCGGTTCGATCTGGCCTCGGTGACTGACTGGCAGCTGAGGGACAAGTTCCCCAACCTGACCCACTCGATGTACTTCCAGCAGGGCAGCCACTTTGCCGCCCTGGAGATGCCGGCCATGTTGTTCAATGATTTTACCGCCTTTGTGGGAAAAATTGGCCTACACGGCGAGaagagaaaataa